AGAGCTATGGCTACATGCGCATGTTCCTCGACCACTGCATGGCGCTGGAGCAGGCGCAAGGCGACTCGCGGCGACGGCCGATGCAGCAGGCGGCGGGCTGAGAGGGGAACCTCCTGGCCCCGTCCAGCCTCAGGGCACGAGAATGATCTTCTCGCTGCTCCCCTCATTGACCTCGTGATAACGCTGCACCCCCTCGCTCAGCGGCACTTCGCGCAGACCGGTCGGCAGCGGTAGCCTGCCATCGTCGAACCATTGGCCGAACTCGCGCAGCATCGCGGCGCAGGCGACTGTGTCGTACAGCAGTGAATTCACCCCCACCACCGAGCCGCCGCGTCGGTACAGCGCCAGGGTCGGCAGGTGCACGTGGCCGTCCACCGGCGCGGCGATGATGGCGATGCGGCCGAAGGTGGCCAAGGCGGTGACGGCTGCCGGCAGCCAGAAGCCGGTGGTGTCGAAGATCACCTCGGCGCCGCCGGGGAAGTGCTCTTCCACCTGCGCGGGCAGCGTTTCGGCGGAACCCAGCAGGATGCTCCGGACACCTTGCGCCTGCAGTTCCGCCTGCGACCCGGTGCGGCGCACCGCGACCAGCACCTCGGCGCCACGGGCCTTGGCCAGGGCGATGGCGGCGGCGCCGACGGCGCCCGAACCGATCACCAGCAGACGGGTGCCCGCACACACCTGGCTGCGCTCCAGCGCGTCCCAGGCGGTGGTGTAGGGCACGCCGCAACTGGCGGCCTGGGCGAAGCTCATGCGCTCGGGCATCGGCGCCACGCCGCCGGCCGGCACGCTCATCAGTTGCGCATGGCTGCCGTTGCGGGTGAAGCCCAGCCCCTTGCCGGTGCCCCAGACGGACTTGCCGAGCAGCTCGGCCGGGCCTTTCACCACGGTCCCGGCGAAATCGCGGCCCGGCACGCGCGGCAGGGTGGTGTAGGGGAAGCGGCCGAGGACGTTCTTCACGTCACTGGGGTTCAGGCCGGCGGCATGGATTTCCACCAGGACCTCGCCGGCGGCGGGCACCGGGTCGGGCAGTTCGGTGAAACTCAGGGCGGCGAGGTCGCCGGTACGGTCGAATTGCAGGGCTTTCATGGCACGGGTCCGTAACAGTGAGAGGAAGGTCGAGTCAGTGCAGCCAGCGGTTGAGCAGCGGCAGGGCGTTCTCGCCGATCTGCATGCCCAGCAGGCCGACCAGCGCCACCAGCGGTGGGGCCGGCGAACGGAAATCGAGGAAGTGGTAGGCCAGGCCGACGGCGAGGCCGATGGCCAGGGAGATCAGGTAGCTCATGGTGTCCTCCGCGCGAGGCTCGGCGGTTGAAGGGGGATGAGTGAAGTCTAGGGCGGGGGACCGGCTGGCGCCGGTCATCGGCTTCGGAATATCGGACAGATGTGTGGTGGGGGATTGGACGGGGTTGGCTCACTGGCTCCCGTAGGAGCGGACTCCGTCCGCGATGCTCTTGTAGGGCGAGTAACGCGTAGCATTATCCGCCGTCTTGCCCGGTGTTCCTGCGCTGCTTCGGCGTGCTCGGATGTCTTCTGTTTCGCCCCCTCGGGCGAGTTACTTTCTCAAACGACAGAAAGTAACCAAAGGTCTTTGCCCCATCATCCGGGTCCCGCTTCGCGGGACTTCCCTCGCTCCATCGAAGTTTCAGGGGCACGCCGCGAAGGGCCATCCCTGGCCCATCGCGGCTCTCGCGGCATCCATGCCGCTCAACCCCTTAAACTCCGATTCCACTCGGCCTCCTGAAGGGGCGCTCCGGCGTGTGCGGAGGTTTCTCTGGAAACCGATTTTTGTAGGAGCGAGCTTGCTCGCGAACAAATGTCCCGGCTGCATCAGCGCTGGGCGGTTCGCGAGCAAGCTCGCTCCTACGAAGAACCATCCAGCATGAAACAGCCAAAGTTGCAGGCGCGCACAGAGTCCCGTCAGGAGGCCGGATGTCGGGACGAGCCCTTTTGGTTCCTTTTGGGGCCCAAAAGGGACTCGCCCGAGGGGGCGAAACAAAATCTTTCAGCACATGCCGAAGCGGCGCAGAAACGCCGTACGAGACGGCAGATAACGCATAGGCAGCAGAAACCTGCTGCGATCCTGTGAGGCGATTACTTCCCGCAATACTCCGACGGCGCCATCCCCAACTCCCGCCGGAACATCTCGCTGAAGCTCCCCGGCTGGTAGCCCAGGGCGTGGGCGATCTGGCCCACCGGCACGCCCTCGTTGAGCTGCGCCACGGCAGTGGCCAACTGCACCTGCCGGCGCCACTGGGCGAAGCCCATGCCCAGGCTGCGCTGGAACAGGCGGGCGAGCGTGCGCACACTGGCGCCGGCGTCGGCGGCGTGTTGCTCGAAGGGGATTTCCTGCGAGGGCTCGGTCATCACCGCATGGCAGAGATTCAGCAGGCGGCGGTCCGACTCGTCCGGCAGCGGCACGCGCAGCAGCAGGCTGCGGGCACGCTGCAGTTCCAGCACGGCCAGGTGCGACAGCGCCTGGTAATAGTCGGTGTCCGGTGCGCGCTCATGCTCGACCAGATGCACGATCAGCTCGCGCAGCAGGCCGCCGACCTCGAAGGCCTGTACCCGCTCGCCCAGCGAGTCGGCGGTGCCGGGGCGCAGGTAGATATTGCGCATCTGCAACTCGCTGACCACGCGGATGCCGTGGGGCACCTGCGGCGGCAGCCAGACGGCGCGGTTGGGGGGCACCAGCAGGGCTTCCTGCGGGGTCTCCACCCACATCACCCCGGACATCGCATAGAGCACCTGCCCCCAGTCGTGGGAGTGCGACTCGATGTGCAGGCCGCGCGGGTAGCTGCGGGCCAGGGCGCGGAGCGACGCGGTGGTGGCGTCGAAGTCGGGAGGAGCGGCGTGGGCCATGAACGGATTCGGCGGTGGAGATGCACCGAATGGTAGCCGCTGACCGCGCCCGCTGGCGAGCCGGGCTGCTCGCGGTGGCACGCTGGCGCACCACCTTGTAATGAAATCTTTACGGTGCGACGGCTCGCCGCAGGGGGCTTTGGCGGGCGTAAGGTTTTCTTGCCATGCCGCCCCCGCGAGGCCGGGTGGCGGCGTGTCGGAGTGGCTTGTCCACGGCGGCGCGGACGGTTGAGATGAAGGTATTCCAGACGCCTGGACGGCCCCGCGCCGATCCAGCCGATAACGACAACGAGGAGGCCGGATGAACGCCGTGACCAAGATCGAACAACACAATCCCATCGGCACCGACGGCTTCGAGTTCGTCGAATTCACCGCCCCCGACGCCCAGGGCATCCAGCAGCTGCGCCAGCTGTTCACCGGCATGGGCTTCACCGAGACCGCCAAGCACCGTTCCAAGGAAGTCTTCCTGTTCCAGCAGAACGACATCAACATCGTGCTCAACGGCAGCCCCACCGGCCATGTCCACGAGTTCGCCAAAAAACACGGCCCGAGCGCCTGCGCCATGGCCTTCCGGGTGAAGAACGCAGCGCAGGCCGCCGCGTACGTCGAATCCCAGGGCGCGAAACTGGTGGGCAGCCACGCCAACTTCGGCGAGCTGAACATCCCCTGCGTCGAAGGCATCGGCGGTTCGCTGCTGTATCTGGTCGACCGTTATGGCGACAAGAGCATCTACGACGTCGACTTCGAATTCATCGAAGGCCGCACCGCCCGCGACAACGCCGTCGGCCTGCTGTGCATCGACCACCTGACCCACAACGTCAAGCGCGGCCAGATGGACGTCTGGTCCGGCTTCTACGAGCGCATCGCCAACTTCCGCGAGATCCGCTACTTCGACATCGAAGGCAAGCTCACCGGCCTGCTGTCCCGCGCCATGACCGCGCCCTGCGGCAAGATCCGCATCCCGATCAACGAGTCGGCGGACGACAAGTCGCAGATCGAGGAATTCATCCGCGAGTACCACGGCGAAGGCATCCAGCACATCGCCCTGACCACCGAGGACATCTACGCCACCGTGCGCCAGCTGCGCGCCAACGGCGTGGATTTCATGAGCACCCCGGACACCTACTACGCCAAGGTCGACACCCGCGTCGCCGGTCACGGTGAGCCGCTGGAGCAACTGCGCGAGCTGAACATCCTCATCGACGGCGCGCCGGGCGATGACGGCATCCTGCTGCAGATCTTCACCAACACGGTGATCGGCCCGATCTTCTTCGAGATCATCCAGCGCAAGGGCAACCAGGGCTTCGGCGAGGGCAACTTCAAGGCCCTGTTCGAATCCATCGAGGAAGACCAGATTCGCCGTGGCGTGATCTCCGAGACCAAGTAACCGTCACTCGCGC
This Pseudomonas sp. ATCC 13867 DNA region includes the following protein-coding sequences:
- a CDS encoding quinone oxidoreductase family protein, encoding MKALQFDRTGDLAALSFTELPDPVPAAGEVLVEIHAAGLNPSDVKNVLGRFPYTTLPRVPGRDFAGTVVKGPAELLGKSVWGTGKGLGFTRNGSHAQLMSVPAGGVAPMPERMSFAQAASCGVPYTTAWDALERSQVCAGTRLLVIGSGAVGAAAIALAKARGAEVLVAVRRTGSQAELQAQGVRSILLGSAETLPAQVEEHFPGGAEVIFDTTGFWLPAAVTALATFGRIAIIAAPVDGHVHLPTLALYRRGGSVVGVNSLLYDTVACAAMLREFGQWFDDGRLPLPTGLREVPLSEGVQRYHEVNEGSSEKIILVP
- a CDS encoding DUF1427 family protein — its product is MSYLISLAIGLAVGLAYHFLDFRSPAPPLVALVGLLGMQIGENALPLLNRWLH
- a CDS encoding AraC family transcriptional regulator translates to MAHAAPPDFDATTASLRALARSYPRGLHIESHSHDWGQVLYAMSGVMWVETPQEALLVPPNRAVWLPPQVPHGIRVVSELQMRNIYLRPGTADSLGERVQAFEVGGLLRELIVHLVEHERAPDTDYYQALSHLAVLELQRARSLLLRVPLPDESDRRLLNLCHAVMTEPSQEIPFEQHAADAGASVRTLARLFQRSLGMGFAQWRRQVQLATAVAQLNEGVPVGQIAHALGYQPGSFSEMFRRELGMAPSEYCGK
- the hppD gene encoding 4-hydroxyphenylpyruvate dioxygenase, whose translation is MNAVTKIEQHNPIGTDGFEFVEFTAPDAQGIQQLRQLFTGMGFTETAKHRSKEVFLFQQNDINIVLNGSPTGHVHEFAKKHGPSACAMAFRVKNAAQAAAYVESQGAKLVGSHANFGELNIPCVEGIGGSLLYLVDRYGDKSIYDVDFEFIEGRTARDNAVGLLCIDHLTHNVKRGQMDVWSGFYERIANFREIRYFDIEGKLTGLLSRAMTAPCGKIRIPINESADDKSQIEEFIREYHGEGIQHIALTTEDIYATVRQLRANGVDFMSTPDTYYAKVDTRVAGHGEPLEQLRELNILIDGAPGDDGILLQIFTNTVIGPIFFEIIQRKGNQGFGEGNFKALFESIEEDQIRRGVISETK